One Curtobacterium sp. BH-2-1-1 genomic region harbors:
- a CDS encoding NAD(P)/FAD-dependent oxidoreductase, giving the protein MTIEKDVVVIGAGVTGLVAANRLVAEGKRVAVLEARDRVGGRTWTNDIEGVTLEIGGQWVSPDQTALLETLDELGLGTYDRYREGSSVYIDEHGTRTEYTGDIFPLPEATAAEIERLVAVVDEYVATVDPARPWEAPHAAALDETSFRAWLHTLSDDRVATDNVELFIAGAMLTKPAHAFSALQALLMAASAGSFSNLVDADFILDKRVVGGMQQVSERLAARLGADVHLNAPVRTLRWDDEGVTALADGGIEVRARQALVAVPPPLYSRISYEPPLPRRQHQLHQHLSMGFVIKVHAVYDRPFWRGAGLSGTAFSPYELVHEAYDNTSYGQEQGTLVGFVSDQHADDVFALSAEERKARVLDSLAHYYGDEARRPVVYYESDWGTEEWTRGAYAASFDLGGLVRYGADQRAAVGPIRFASSDLAGHGYQHVDGAVRMGRGAAAEILASLPQPAVQ; this is encoded by the coding sequence ATGACCATCGAGAAGGACGTCGTCGTCATCGGCGCCGGGGTCACCGGCCTCGTCGCCGCGAACCGCCTCGTCGCCGAGGGGAAGCGCGTGGCCGTGCTCGAGGCCCGCGACCGCGTCGGTGGCCGCACGTGGACGAACGACATCGAGGGCGTCACCCTCGAGATCGGCGGCCAGTGGGTCTCCCCGGACCAGACCGCCCTGCTCGAGACCCTCGACGAACTCGGACTCGGGACGTACGACCGCTACCGCGAGGGCTCCAGCGTCTACATCGACGAGCACGGCACCCGCACCGAGTACACCGGCGACATCTTCCCGCTGCCGGAGGCCACCGCCGCCGAGATCGAGCGGCTCGTCGCCGTCGTCGACGAGTACGTGGCGACGGTCGACCCGGCGCGCCCCTGGGAAGCGCCCCACGCCGCCGCGCTCGACGAGACCTCGTTCCGCGCCTGGCTGCACACGCTGAGCGACGACCGGGTCGCGACCGACAACGTCGAGCTCTTCATCGCCGGCGCCATGCTGACCAAACCCGCACACGCCTTCTCGGCGTTGCAGGCCCTGCTCATGGCCGCCTCGGCCGGGAGCTTCTCGAACCTCGTCGACGCCGACTTCATCCTCGACAAGCGCGTCGTCGGCGGCATGCAGCAGGTGTCCGAGCGGCTCGCCGCCCGGCTCGGTGCGGACGTCCACCTGAACGCCCCGGTGCGCACCCTGCGCTGGGACGACGAGGGCGTCACAGCGCTCGCCGACGGCGGCATCGAGGTCCGCGCCCGCCAGGCACTCGTGGCCGTCCCGCCGCCCCTGTACTCCCGCATCTCGTACGAGCCGCCGCTGCCGCGTCGCCAGCACCAGCTGCACCAGCACCTGTCGATGGGGTTCGTCATCAAGGTGCACGCCGTCTACGACCGGCCGTTCTGGCGCGGCGCCGGGCTGTCCGGCACCGCGTTCAGCCCGTACGAGCTCGTGCACGAGGCGTACGACAACACCTCGTACGGGCAGGAGCAGGGCACGCTCGTCGGGTTCGTGTCCGACCAGCACGCCGATGACGTCTTCGCCCTCTCGGCCGAGGAGCGCAAGGCCCGCGTGCTCGACTCGCTCGCGCACTACTACGGCGACGAGGCACGTCGACCGGTCGTCTACTACGAGAGCGACTGGGGTACCGAGGAGTGGACCCGTGGCGCCTACGCGGCGAGCTTCGACCTGGGCGGGCTCGTCCGGTACGGCGCCGACCAGCGCGCTGCCGTCGGCCCGATCCGGTTCGCGTCGAGCGACCTCGCCGGGCACGGGTACCAGCACGTGGACGGGGCGGTGCGGATGGGCCGCGGAGCGGCGGCCGAGATCCTCGCCTCGTTGCCGCAGCCGGCGGTGCAGTAG
- the gabT gene encoding 4-aminobutyrate--2-oxoglutarate transaminase, whose product MSSTVAPSTSAAAGGPSLPQERRLVTEVPGPRSRALFERKAAAVASGVGVAVPIAVVAAGGGVVVDADGNSFVDLGSGIAVTSVGNAHPGVVDAVQQQVQAFTHTCFTIAAYDGYVEVAEALNRLTPGDHEKRSALFNSGAEAVENAVKIARKHTGRQAIVVFDHAYHGRTNLTMALTAKNQPYKNGFGPFAPEVYRVPMSYPFRDGGLSGAEAAKRAISQIEKQVGAENTAAVLVEPIQGEGGFVVPAPGFLAALSEWTTANDVVFIADEVQTGFARTGAMFASEHEGIVPDIVTTAKGMAGGMPLSAVTGRAEIMDSAHVGGLGGTYGGNPVACAAALAAIHAFEHDGLVERAAEIGDVLLGRLRAAQATDPRIGDVRGRGAMIAIELVDPATGEPDAALTGRVVRYAYEHGVIALTAGTYGNVLRFLPPLAIDDDLLHEGLDIVLEGLAAA is encoded by the coding sequence ATGTCCTCCACCGTCGCACCCTCGACCAGCGCCGCCGCGGGCGGCCCCTCGCTGCCCCAGGAACGGCGGCTCGTCACGGAGGTGCCGGGCCCCCGCTCCCGAGCGCTCTTCGAACGCAAGGCCGCCGCCGTGGCGTCCGGCGTCGGGGTCGCGGTACCGATCGCCGTCGTCGCGGCCGGTGGCGGCGTGGTCGTCGACGCGGACGGCAACTCGTTCGTCGACCTCGGCTCCGGGATCGCCGTGACGAGCGTCGGCAACGCGCACCCGGGCGTGGTCGACGCCGTGCAGCAGCAGGTCCAGGCGTTCACGCACACCTGCTTCACCATCGCCGCCTACGACGGGTACGTCGAGGTCGCCGAGGCGCTCAACCGGCTCACCCCCGGCGACCACGAGAAGCGGAGCGCGCTCTTCAACTCCGGCGCCGAGGCGGTCGAGAACGCGGTGAAGATCGCCCGCAAGCACACCGGTCGGCAGGCGATCGTGGTGTTCGACCACGCCTACCACGGGCGGACGAACCTCACGATGGCGCTCACCGCGAAGAACCAGCCGTACAAGAACGGCTTCGGTCCCTTCGCGCCCGAGGTCTACCGCGTCCCGATGTCGTACCCGTTCCGCGACGGCGGACTGTCCGGTGCCGAGGCGGCGAAGCGCGCGATCAGCCAGATCGAGAAGCAGGTCGGCGCGGAGAACACTGCCGCGGTGCTCGTCGAGCCGATCCAGGGCGAGGGCGGCTTCGTCGTCCCGGCACCCGGGTTCCTCGCCGCGCTGTCGGAGTGGACCACCGCGAACGACGTCGTGTTCATCGCCGACGAGGTGCAGACCGGGTTCGCCCGCACCGGCGCCATGTTCGCGAGCGAGCACGAGGGCATCGTCCCCGACATCGTCACCACCGCCAAGGGCATGGCCGGCGGGATGCCGCTCTCCGCCGTCACCGGGCGCGCCGAGATCATGGACTCCGCCCACGTCGGCGGACTCGGCGGCACGTACGGCGGCAACCCCGTCGCGTGCGCCGCAGCACTCGCCGCGATCCACGCCTTCGAGCACGACGGCCTGGTCGAGCGCGCTGCCGAGATCGGCGACGTGCTGCTCGGACGACTCCGCGCCGCACAGGCGACCGACCCCCGCATCGGCGACGTCCGCGGCCGCGGCGCCATGATCGCGATCGAACTCGTCGACCCGGCGACCGGGGAACCCGACGCCGCGCTCACCGGACGGGTCGTACGGTACGCGTACGAGCACGGCGTGATCGCCCTCACCGCGGGGACGTACGGCAACGTCCTCCGCTTCCTCCCCCCGCTCGCGATCGACGACGACCTGCTCCACGAGGGGCTCGACATCGTCCTGGAAGGACTCGCAGCAGCATGA
- a CDS encoding NAD-dependent succinate-semialdehyde dehydrogenase — translation MTDTQQTSQQATQRTDAERGLLAKVPTGLLVDGTWRPAADGGTFGVVDPATGETLLEIADATPQDGIAALDAAEAAKHGWATTPPRERAEVLRRAFDLLQEHRADFALLMTLEMGKPLAEANGEVTYGGEFLRWFSEEAVRIGGSYGTNPEGTGRAIVSHKPVGPAFLITPWNFPLAMATRKIAPALAAGCTVVVKPAELTPLTTLLFADLLVEAGVPAGVVNVVPTTHAGALSEPIIADPRLRKLSFTGSTPVGRTLLAQAAQNVLRTSMELGGNAPFLVFADADLDLAVEGALAAKFRNTGQACTAANRFLVHEDVAEEFASRLTDRVAAMSVGRGTEDGVAIGPLIDQRAVDKAHRLVTDALDRGATLRTGGHPVDGPGTFYAPTVITDVQPGSDLLRDEIFGPVLAIRTFSTEDEAVAAANDTEYGLVGYAFTEDPARGQRLTERLETGMLGLNTGVVSNASAPFGGVKQSGLGREGGGEGIAEYLETMYTLTPDPFGRTKGAQR, via the coding sequence ATGACCGACACCCAGCAGACCAGCCAGCAGGCCACCCAGCGCACCGACGCCGAACGTGGGCTGCTCGCGAAGGTCCCCACGGGCCTCCTGGTCGACGGCACCTGGCGACCGGCGGCCGACGGCGGCACGTTCGGCGTCGTCGACCCCGCCACCGGTGAGACGCTCCTCGAGATCGCCGACGCAACCCCCCAAGACGGTATCGCGGCCCTCGACGCCGCCGAAGCGGCGAAGCACGGCTGGGCGACGACCCCGCCGCGCGAGCGAGCCGAGGTCCTGCGCCGCGCCTTCGACCTGCTCCAGGAGCACCGCGCCGACTTCGCCCTCCTCATGACGCTGGAGATGGGGAAGCCGCTCGCCGAGGCGAACGGCGAGGTCACCTACGGCGGTGAGTTCCTCCGCTGGTTCTCCGAGGAGGCCGTCCGCATCGGCGGCTCCTACGGCACCAACCCCGAGGGCACCGGCCGTGCGATCGTCAGCCACAAGCCCGTCGGCCCGGCGTTCCTCATCACCCCGTGGAACTTCCCCCTCGCGATGGCCACCCGCAAGATCGCCCCCGCGCTCGCCGCCGGGTGCACGGTCGTCGTGAAGCCCGCCGAGCTCACCCCGCTCACCACCCTGCTGTTCGCCGATCTGCTGGTCGAGGCGGGCGTGCCGGCCGGGGTCGTCAACGTCGTGCCGACCACGCACGCCGGTGCGCTCTCCGAGCCGATCATCGCCGACCCGCGACTCCGGAAGCTGTCGTTCACGGGATCGACGCCGGTGGGCCGGACCCTCCTCGCCCAGGCGGCGCAGAACGTGCTGCGGACGAGCATGGAGCTCGGCGGCAACGCCCCGTTCCTCGTGTTCGCCGACGCGGACCTCGACCTCGCCGTCGAGGGAGCGCTCGCCGCGAAGTTCCGGAACACCGGGCAGGCGTGCACCGCGGCCAACCGGTTCCTCGTGCACGAGGACGTCGCCGAGGAGTTCGCCAGCCGCCTCACCGACCGCGTCGCGGCCATGTCGGTCGGCCGCGGGACCGAGGACGGCGTCGCCATCGGCCCGCTCATCGACCAGCGCGCCGTCGACAAGGCGCACCGGCTCGTCACCGACGCCCTCGACCGCGGTGCGACCCTCCGGACCGGCGGCCACCCCGTCGACGGCCCCGGCACGTTCTACGCGCCCACCGTGATCACCGACGTGCAGCCCGGCAGCGACCTGCTCCGCGACGAGATCTTCGGACCGGTCCTGGCCATCCGGACGTTCTCGACCGAGGACGAGGCCGTCGCGGCGGCGAACGACACGGAGTACGGGCTCGTCGGCTACGCGTTCACCGAGGACCCCGCGCGCGGACAGCGCCTCACGGAACGGCTCGAGACGGGCATGCTGGGGCTCAACACCGGTGTCGTCTCGAACGCCTCGGCACCGTTCGGCGGGGTCAAGCAGTCCGGCCTCGGACGCGAGGGCGGCGGCGAGGGCATCGCCGAGTACCTCGAGACCATGTACACGCTGACGCCCGACCCGTTCGGGCGCACGAAGGGAGCGCAGCGATGA
- a CDS encoding GNAT family N-acetyltransferase, with the protein MGDPHDEAVVIRPATTADAEGIARVHTTSWRETYGRFVDDPETDPWFDLGRRLDMWRANLAQGTFAAVVADGADGIVGFAAVEATPEPDAVRPEELTMLYVLGRAHGDGSGQALLDAVLGDRPASLWVAEDNPRAHAFYRRNGFAPDGATSSFGPIGSTVRLVR; encoded by the coding sequence ATGGGAGACCCGCACGACGAGGCCGTGGTGATCCGCCCGGCGACGACCGCCGACGCCGAGGGGATCGCGCGCGTGCACACCACGTCGTGGCGCGAGACCTACGGCCGGTTCGTGGACGATCCGGAGACCGACCCGTGGTTCGACCTGGGACGGCGACTCGACATGTGGCGCGCGAACCTCGCCCAGGGGACGTTCGCGGCCGTGGTGGCCGACGGCGCTGACGGGATCGTCGGCTTCGCCGCGGTGGAGGCGACGCCCGAGCCCGACGCCGTCCGACCCGAGGAACTCACGATGCTGTACGTGCTCGGGCGCGCCCACGGCGACGGCAGCGGTCAAGCGCTCCTCGACGCGGTCCTCGGTGACCGTCCGGCGTCGCTGTGGGTCGCCGAGGACAACCCGCGTGCGCACGCCTTCTACCGACGGAACGGATTCGCTCCGGACGGCGCCACGTCGAGCTTCGGCCCGATCGGCTCCACCGTGCGGCTCGTCCGCTGA